The Thermofilaceae archaeon sequence GCGCGACGTCTACGAGCGGTTCAACCCCCTCTCCGCCGGAGTGAGAGCGGGCGCGCTGGATGAGTGGGGTGAAGCGTCCTCAAAGGCTGCCCTGGAGGCTGCCGCCGGCGAGCTTCCCGCTTCGCTAGCCGAGCTCCTGGAGAGGATCTACTCGCACTCGAACGGGGTCTACAGCGAGATATGCGGCGTAGCTCCGGACGTTAAGAGTAGGAAGGAGGCGCTCGACTTTGCCGTCGTGTACTGCGAGACGACCGCCTACCTGGCGCTCCTGAACCACCTCCTAGACGAGTGCGAAAGAAGGGGTGTGAAGCCCTTCTGGGTTGCGAAGGACGCCGAGAGCCGCTACATCGTCGAGAGGGAGGGCATACTCGGCTGGTTGAACGACCTGTCCCTCCTCGACTACGCGTGGAGGGATCGCGAGTCCGTGCACACGACCCTCAAGGGGGTGCCGATCCACAAGCCGAAACCCTGCGCGCTCTGGACCCCCCTCCTCGACGAGGTGTACGAGCGGTGGGGCGGGTACGGCGTCAGCTACTTCAAGTTCGGTAGAGCCGGTGCCGTGTCCCAGATGACGTACCCGCACTTCGTAGGGGAAGAGGACGTATCCGCCGCCCTCGCGACGCTCCAAGCACTGGCGGACCACAGGGGCTACCCGAGGCCCCTCAGCTACGTCCACCACATCGCCGTCCTGAACCCGGAGTTCGCGAAGCTGATCGCTGACGAGCTCTACAGGAGGGAGAAGAACCCCATCCTCAAGTCCATGCTGGCTCCCAGCGGTAGAGCCATGGCGGGTTTGAGGTGATGGGGATGATCGAGGTTGGGAGGGTCGTCACCGTCTACGGCCGCAGCCTCATCCGGTTCGCCGCCTTCGAGGACAAGATCCACCTGCTCCTGAAGCCGGGAGCCTACGTGAAGGTGGAGTGCAGCGGGTCCTGGGCCTACGCGATGATCGTCAGCTTCAACCTCCTCGACGAGCTGTACAGGCGGGGCAGGATCGTGGAGGAGCTCGAGGGCTACGCAGAGCTGAGGCCGGCCCGGAACGAGCTGATCGCGATGCTCGTGGGCCTCGAGGACGGCGGGACCATCAGGCGGGGCGTGCCGGAGCTCCCGAAGCCGGGGCAGAAGGTGTACGCGGCCGAAACTCGGGATCTGGCGAAAGTGACCGCGCAGGGCGACCTTGAGGTGGGTCGGCTCAGCTGCGACCCCAACGTCGTCTACACGCTGTCACTGAACATGCTCTGCTCCCGCCACTTCGCGGTGCTGGCTATGACGGGCGCCGGGAAGTCCAACGCGGTGGCCGTGATCCTCGCATCGATCCTCGAGAAGTACCCCTACTCGAGGGTGATCGTCGTCGACACCCACAACGAGTACGTCCCGCTCGCCAGCAGGTACCCGAGCGTCCGCGTCGCTTCTCCAGCCGGCAGGACCGCAAGGCTCGTGGAGGCCAGGTACGGGGTGAAACCGCTGCCCCTCGAAGTGCCCCTCTGGACCCTGGGGTTGGAGGAGGTGGCGGGCCTCCTCCGCCTCGACCCCTCCAAAGCCACGAAGCAGCTCATGTACCTGAGGAACGCGATGCAGGAGGCTCGTAGGGCCAGGTACCCGCTCGCGAGCGCCGACGACCCCATCTACTTCGAGGTGGGGGAGCTGCGGCAGCTGCTGGAGAGGCAGGCTAGAACGAGCCGGTACACGGACAGGTCGCTCGACGACCTGCTGCTGAAGATCGACATGCTCATCGACAACGCGGACTTGAGGTA is a genomic window containing:
- a CDS encoding DNA double-strand break repair nuclease NurA, producing MSALSDALSTIESLIRAVEERVSALAQPISGEPFERVGFIDGSYAMDERRGVYVLALSAASIVVNGGRMEGVLRGSAKPHITLLAPKSYAESRASMLMSIFELLGAVDLVRRGVEAVFLDGSYVSEMMVPFGHARDVYERFNPLSAGVRAGALDEWGEASSKAALEAAAGELPASLAELLERIYSHSNGVYSEICGVAPDVKSRKEALDFAVVYCETTAYLALLNHLLDECERRGVKPFWVAKDAESRYIVEREGILGWLNDLSLLDYAWRDRESVHTTLKGVPIHKPKPCALWTPLLDEVYERWGGYGVSYFKFGRAGAVSQMTYPHFVGEEDVSAALATLQALADHRGYPRPLSYVHHIAVLNPEFAKLIADELYRREKNPILKSMLAPSGRAMAGLR
- a CDS encoding ATP-binding protein, which gives rise to MIEVGRVVTVYGRSLIRFAAFEDKIHLLLKPGAYVKVECSGSWAYAMIVSFNLLDELYRRGRIVEELEGYAELRPARNELIAMLVGLEDGGTIRRGVPELPKPGQKVYAAETRDLAKVTAQGDLEVGRLSCDPNVVYTLSLNMLCSRHFAVLAMTGAGKSNAVAVILASILEKYPYSRVIVVDTHNEYVPLASRYPSVRVASPAGRTARLVEARYGVKPLPLEVPLWTLGLEEVAGLLRLDPSKATKQLMYLRNAMQEARRARYPLASADDPIYFEVGELRQLLERQARTSRYTDRSLDDLLLKIDMLIDNADLRYVTRPVESKRIYEEVEGEEPRKSVEAYTRIYGRLLEPGLTVVALGGLPSDAQASTAATILKSVWRLITASVLAGNPLPTLVIVEEAHNYAPQGRWSPARDILERIAKEGRKFGIGLGVVSQRPRELSQTLLAQCGTLIALRTANPRDQEYILSSMEDVVGEMVEGLSGLATGEALISGSAALIPAVIRFYDFQSRYGVTLGGKDLDWSAEWSRPPKPIDLAPYLVGEEREEVEAGEEGEAGAEKSRLLEEFF